One Flavobacteriales bacterium genomic window, GCTTAAATATAACTTTTGCCTAAATAACTGATTAAAAAGGAAATATATATTGAAATAAACAGTAAGTGCGTGAACGGAAATGGTTACAAAAGCATTTACAATTGCCTTGGGTGTAGAAATTCTGGAATCGTAAAATAGAACCCAAAATATAAAATAGACCACCCAAAATGCCACATGATGAAGGTTGTATTGAGTAAATTTCCGATAGGCTACAGAATTGGCAACCTGCATATAACCCCTTAGTTTTGTGGATCGAAAGTAAAATATTCGAGAATAGATGCCCCCCAGCCCAATACTTGCCAGCCAGACTCAGTTGTATTTTCAACCTGAGTAGAAACATCGGGTGAAGAAGATTTTTTTAGAAACTTCGAAGCCACCCCAAACGCAAACAAATTGGCCAAAAGCAACAAAGAGATAATTACAATTGAAGTTTTTTGTCGAGCGTTTACTATTATTCGTTTCATATTTTTCAAATTTTATCACGTCAGAAGTATTATCTACAACATTCGTGCTGTTTGAAAGTTTGTACGAAGTTAATCGAAAAAAGTTACAACGAAAAAGTTTTGGATAAAACCCCCCATTTGGGGGATGAATGTTCGTTTGCTTGCGTTAATTCGTGTTTCTTTAGATATTGAATGAAAACCCCAAACCTCAAACCCCAAACCCCAAACCTCAAACCCTAAACCTTAAACCTTAAACAATTACATATTACCTTTGTTGCTTTATAAAAAGCACGACAATGGCAAAACTCATGTTAATATTCGGAATTTTGGCAATAGCTATTTTAGGCATGGCCGTACGCCTATTATTGGTAAAAAACGGAGAAATGCGTTCGGGCTGTGCCGGTAAAAACCCCATGCTGAACAAAGAAGGCGTTACTTGCAGCACCTGTGGTGCCAAACCCGGCGAGGTTTGCAAAAGCGAGAACTAATTTTTTAGGCCTTTTCTTCGTAAATCTGAACCAACTCCACCAGCGTTTTCATTGCCGCTTCCATATCCTGAACGCTCACATATTCATGTTTGCTGTGAATACCCATTTCGCCCGTAAAAATATTGGGGCATGGCAAACCCATAAACGAAAGTCGTGACCCATCAGTGCCACCTCTTACCAAATCTTGCCGTGGCTCCACTCCTGCCCGTTGCATTGCCTCAACTGCGTTTGCCTCAATGTGCGGGTGTTTATTAAGCACTTCTCGCATATTTCGGTACTGCTCTTTTACCACAAATTCATATTTGGCACCGCGATATTTTGCCATTGTCTGCTCAGCCAAACCGACGAGTACTTGTTGATGTTTCTCCAAATTTGCTGTGGTAAAATCCCGAATTAAAAAATCAACCGAAGAGGTTTCTAAATCACCTTTTATACCCGTTGGGTGCACAAAACCTTGATTGCCAGAAGTGTTTTCCGGACAAAGATTTTCGGTAGGCAAAAGACTCATAAAGTGAGCCAAAACTTTCATACTGTTTACCATTTTGCCTTTGGCGTAGCCCGGATGCGAACTTATTCCTCTAAAGGTAACGGTCATGGCATTGGCCGAAAAAGTATCACCTTCCAGCGAGCCACGCTCGCCACCATCGAGTGTATAACCCACATCGGCATTGAGTTTTTTCATATCCAATTTCTCCACACCACGCCCCACTTCTTCATCAGGAGTAAACAAAATTCGTATGTTGCCGTGTATAATTTCCGGATGTTGTGTCAGATAGTTTGCCAGCTCCATAATAATGGCTACTCCAGCTTTATCGTCCGCACCCAGCAACGTTTTGCCCGAAGCAGTTATAATATCGTCTCCAATTCTCTCTTTTAAATAAGGGTGGTTTTGCGTGCTAATAATTTGTGATGTATCATCCGGAAGCACCATATCATTACCATCAAAATTATTGTGCAAAATGGGATTTACATCCTTTCCACTGCAATCGGGGGCAGTATCAACATGCGAACAAAAACATACCGTTTCAATATTATTTTTAGACGAATTGCCGGGAATGGTAGCAAAAACATAGCCGTGTTCATCAAGTTGTGCATCGACAAGTCCAATGTATTTTAGCTCTTCCACCAACAATTTGGATAAATTTTTCTGTTTATCTGTTGATGGAAATGACGTGCTAAATGGGTCGCTTTGCGTATCTATTTGCACATATCGCATAAAGCGTTCTGCAATATTTTTTGCTGTGTCTGTCATATTAAACGTTTTGAATGGCGAAAATTAAAACGAACTATGGGATTGACCAAAAATGATTTGCGAAGAACATACTTTTTGACTTCCACAGCATTTTTCATGATTTGTTTCTTTAAAAAATTCAAAAAATTAAATACTCCCAATAGCTCACTTCGAATGATATAACATTCATATTAGCTCATTTTTAGCCTATTTGAATGACATTTCATACATTTCTTTTTCTAACCTCAAAATAAACAACCAGAAGCATTATCGCTACCAAAACTGATAAAGCCAAAGGCCTATGAATTGGCTTAATTTCTATTAAAACCCCAACCATGGTGCCAATCAAAAGAACGATGTACAAATAAAAACGCGGGCTAAATTTTTTCATATTACTCTACTAACTACCTTATCAAACCATATTCCTTCAGCATTTGGCGGATTTCCTTGTCTGAAAAAGTTCCACCATAACCTACCTGTTGCTTCACTTCATTAAAATCCGCATCCAAAAGTATTAATGTCGGAAATGAGTCTATGTGATGGAATGGT contains:
- a CDS encoding membrane or secreted protein, with the translated sequence MAKLMLIFGILAIAILGMAVRLLLVKNGEMRSGCAGKNPMLNKEGVTCSTCGAKPGEVCKSEN
- the pepT gene encoding peptidase T → MTDTAKNIAERFMRYVQIDTQSDPFSTSFPSTDKQKNLSKLLVEELKYIGLVDAQLDEHGYVFATIPGNSSKNNIETVCFCSHVDTAPDCSGKDVNPILHNNFDGNDMVLPDDTSQIISTQNHPYLKERIGDDIITASGKTLLGADDKAGVAIIMELANYLTQHPEIIHGNIRILFTPDEEVGRGVEKLDMKKLNADVGYTLDGGERGSLEGDTFSANAMTVTFRGISSHPGYAKGKMVNSMKVLAHFMSLLPTENLCPENTSGNQGFVHPTGIKGDLETSSVDFLIRDFTTANLEKHQQVLVGLAEQTMAKYRGAKYEFVVKEQYRNMREVLNKHPHIEANAVEAMQRAGVEPRQDLVRGGTDGSRLSFMGLPCPNIFTGEMGIHSKHEYVSVQDMEAAMKTLVELVQIYEEKA